One Streptomyces sp. RPA4-2 genomic window carries:
- the glyA gene encoding serine hydroxymethyltransferase encodes MPVTHTLEADVLRRQDPELAEILLGELVRQSTTLQLIAAENFTSPAVLAALGSPLANKYAEGYPGARHHGGCEIVDVAERVAVERARALFGADHANVQSHSGSSAVLAAYAALLRPGDTVLAMGLAFGGHLTHGSPANFSGRWFDFVGYGVEPQTGRIDYEQVRALARTHRPKAIVCGSISYPRHIDYALFREIADEAGAYLIADAAHPIGLVAGGAAPSPVPYADVVCATTHKVLRGPRGGMILCGAELAERVDRAVFPFTQGGAQMHTIAAKAVAFGEAETPAFTAYAHQVVANARALGERLAAEGLALTTGGTDTHMLTADPAPFGLDGRTARGRLAAAGMVLDTCALPHGESRGLRLGTAAMTTQGMGELEMAQVAAVFAAVLRGGKDSRTAREEVRELTGRFPPYPDL; translated from the coding sequence ATGCCGGTCACACACACGCTGGAAGCGGATGTCCTGCGCCGACAGGACCCGGAACTCGCCGAGATCCTGCTCGGGGAGCTGGTGCGGCAGTCGACGACGTTGCAGCTGATCGCGGCCGAGAACTTCACCTCGCCGGCCGTGCTGGCCGCCCTCGGGTCGCCGCTCGCCAACAAGTACGCCGAGGGGTACCCCGGCGCCCGTCACCACGGCGGCTGCGAGATCGTCGACGTCGCCGAGCGGGTGGCCGTGGAGCGCGCCAGGGCCCTTTTCGGCGCCGATCACGCGAACGTGCAGTCCCACTCCGGATCCTCGGCCGTGCTGGCCGCGTACGCCGCCCTGCTGCGCCCCGGCGACACGGTGCTCGCCATGGGGCTGGCCTTCGGGGGTCACCTCACGCACGGGTCGCCGGCGAACTTCTCCGGCCGCTGGTTCGACTTCGTCGGCTACGGCGTGGAGCCGCAGACCGGGCGGATCGACTACGAGCAGGTGCGGGCGCTGGCCCGGACGCACCGCCCCAAGGCCATCGTCTGCGGCTCCATCTCCTATCCCCGGCACATCGACTACGCGCTCTTCCGGGAGATCGCCGACGAGGCCGGCGCCTATCTCATCGCCGACGCCGCCCACCCCATCGGGCTGGTCGCCGGGGGAGCCGCGCCCAGCCCGGTGCCGTACGCCGACGTGGTCTGCGCGACGACCCACAAGGTGCTGCGCGGGCCACGCGGCGGCATGATCCTGTGCGGCGCGGAACTGGCCGAGCGCGTCGACCGCGCCGTCTTCCCGTTCACCCAGGGCGGTGCGCAGATGCACACGATCGCCGCCAAGGCCGTCGCGTTCGGCGAGGCGGAGACGCCCGCGTTCACGGCGTACGCGCATCAGGTGGTCGCCAACGCGCGGGCGCTGGGCGAGCGGCTGGCCGCGGAGGGACTCGCCCTGACCACGGGCGGCACCGACACCCACATGCTGACCGCCGACCCGGCGCCGTTCGGCCTCGACGGACGCACCGCGCGCGGCCGGCTCGCCGCCGCCGGAATGGTCCTCGACACCTGTGCGCTGCCTCACGGGGAGTCGCGGGGCCTGCGGCTGGGCACCGCGGCGATGACCACGCAGGGCATGGGCGAGCTGGAGATGGCGCAGGTCGCGGCGGTGTTCGCGGCGGTGCTGCGAGGCGGGAAGGACAGCAGGACCGCACGTGAAGAAGTGCGGGAGCTCACCGGAAGATTTCCGCCCTATCCGGACCTCTGA
- a CDS encoding LCP family protein, which translates to MPAESTPGPGTPGESGTSRPRRRAKGSRRKPRGTRRKALLITAWTAAGIVVLGGTGVGILYFKLNDNLKTVDINQALGSDRPLKADNGSENILVLGSDTRSGGNEKLGGGVDDGSARSDTAMVVHIYQGHKKASVVSIPRDTLVRRPSCTDAKGVTHDAATGVMFNSAYSTGGATCAVKTVESLSGIRMDHYVEVDFSGFQKLIDDLGGVSVTTTKDIKDPDSHLNLTAGPHTLDGRQALGLVRTRHGVGDGSDLGRIQLQQAFIKALVDQVKHLGVLTSPAKLYQLADTATKTVTTDSDIGSVKDLASFADGLKGIGSSHMNMVTMPVQYDSADANRVLVDEAKAKMVWNALKDDRAVPRAATEGTATGTAKGVVNAS; encoded by the coding sequence ATGCCTGCCGAGAGCACGCCGGGACCCGGGACACCGGGCGAGTCCGGCACGAGCCGTCCGCGCCGCCGTGCGAAGGGCAGCCGCCGCAAGCCGCGGGGAACGCGACGCAAGGCGCTGCTCATCACGGCCTGGACCGCGGCGGGCATCGTCGTGCTGGGCGGCACGGGCGTCGGGATCCTCTACTTCAAGCTCAACGACAACCTCAAGACCGTCGACATCAACCAGGCCCTCGGTTCGGACCGGCCCCTGAAGGCCGACAACGGCTCCGAGAACATCCTGGTGCTGGGGTCCGACACGCGGTCCGGCGGCAACGAGAAGCTCGGCGGCGGCGTCGACGACGGCAGCGCCCGCTCGGACACGGCGATGGTCGTGCACATATACCAGGGCCACAAGAAGGCCAGCGTGGTCTCCATACCCCGCGACACCCTCGTCCGGCGCCCCTCCTGCACGGACGCCAAGGGCGTCACCCACGACGCCGCGACCGGCGTCATGTTCAACTCCGCGTACTCCACCGGTGGCGCCACCTGCGCCGTGAAGACCGTCGAGTCCCTGTCCGGCATCCGCATGGACCACTACGTCGAGGTCGACTTCAGCGGCTTCCAGAAGCTCATCGACGACCTGGGCGGTGTCTCGGTCACCACGACCAAGGACATCAAGGACCCCGACAGCCATCTGAACCTCACGGCCGGCCCGCACACGCTCGACGGGCGGCAGGCGCTCGGTCTGGTCCGCACCCGGCACGGCGTCGGTGACGGCTCCGACCTCGGCCGCATCCAGCTCCAGCAGGCGTTCATCAAGGCCCTGGTCGACCAGGTCAAGCACCTCGGCGTCCTGACCAGCCCCGCGAAGCTCTACCAGCTCGCCGACACCGCCACCAAGACCGTCACCACCGACTCCGACATCGGTTCGGTCAAGGACCTCGCGTCCTTCGCCGACGGTCTCAAGGGCATCGGCTCGTCGCACATGAACATGGTGACGATGCCGGTCCAGTACGACAGCGCGGACGCCAACCGTGTCCTGGTCGACGAGGCCAAGGCCAAGATGGTCTGGAACGCCCTCAAGGACGACCGGGCGGTTCCGAGGGCGGCCACCGAGGGCACCGCCACGGGCACCGCGAAGGGCGTCGTGAACGCCTCCTGA
- a CDS encoding protein-tyrosine-phosphatase → MRGIGTGSAGSNGAPGGSFRILHVSTGNVCRSPITERLTRHALAHRLGDPLWGGLIVESAGTWGHEGAPMEANAETVLADFGADATGFVGRELLDDHVIRADLVLTATRDHRAQVISMGHSAGLRTFTLKEFTRLVRAIDTATLPPLEDGVVERARALVRAAAALRGWLLAPTAEADEVYDPYGAPLPFFRSIGDEINEALDPVVTALTGVRASA, encoded by the coding sequence ATGCGTGGCATAGGCACGGGGAGCGCGGGGTCCAACGGTGCTCCCGGGGGGTCCTTCCGCATCCTCCACGTCAGCACCGGCAACGTGTGCCGCTCGCCGATCACCGAGCGGCTGACCCGCCATGCCCTCGCGCACCGCCTCGGCGACCCCCTGTGGGGCGGCCTGATCGTGGAGAGCGCGGGCACCTGGGGCCACGAGGGCGCGCCCATGGAGGCCAACGCCGAGACCGTCCTCGCGGACTTCGGCGCGGACGCCACGGGCTTCGTCGGCCGCGAGCTCCTCGACGACCACGTCATCAGGGCCGACCTGGTGCTGACGGCCACCCGCGACCACCGCGCCCAGGTCATCTCCATGGGCCACTCGGCGGGTCTGCGCACCTTCACACTGAAGGAGTTCACGCGCCTCGTACGGGCCATAGACACCGCGACGCTGCCCCCGCTGGAGGACGGCGTGGTCGAACGCGCCCGTGCCCTGGTGCGGGCCGCGGCGGCGCTGCGCGGGTGGCTGCTGGCCCCGACGGCGGAGGCGGACGAGGTGTACGACCCCTACGGCGCGCCGCTGCCGTTCTTCCGGTCCATCGGGGACGAGATCAACGAGGCGCTGGACCCGGTCGTGACGGCGCTGACGGGCGTGCGGGCGAGCGCCTGA
- the prmC gene encoding peptide chain release factor N(5)-glutamine methyltransferase, protein MLLAEVAQATQRLADAGVPSPRNDAEELAAFVHGVKRGELHTVKDADFDARYWEVIARREAREPLQHITGHAYFRYLELQVGPGVFVPRPETESVVGWAIDAVRAMDVVEPLIVDLCTGSGAIALALAQEVPRSRVHAVELSEDALRWTRKNVEGSRVDLRQGDALEAFRDLDGQVDLVISNPPYIPLTEWEYVAPEARDHDPELALFSGEDGLDLIRGIERTAHRLLRPGGVVVIEHADTQGGQVPWIFTEERGWADAADHPDLNNRPRFATARKAMP, encoded by the coding sequence GTGCTGCTCGCGGAAGTGGCCCAGGCCACCCAGCGGCTGGCCGACGCCGGCGTGCCCTCACCGCGCAACGACGCGGAGGAGCTCGCCGCCTTCGTGCACGGCGTGAAACGGGGCGAGCTGCACACCGTCAAGGACGCGGACTTCGACGCCCGCTACTGGGAGGTGATCGCGCGCCGGGAGGCCCGCGAGCCGCTCCAGCACATCACCGGGCACGCCTATTTCCGCTACCTGGAGCTCCAGGTGGGCCCCGGCGTCTTCGTGCCCCGCCCGGAGACCGAGTCGGTGGTCGGCTGGGCCATAGACGCCGTCCGCGCGATGGACGTCGTCGAACCACTGATCGTCGACCTCTGCACCGGCTCCGGCGCCATCGCGCTCGCCCTCGCGCAGGAGGTCCCGCGCTCCCGCGTGCACGCCGTGGAGCTGTCCGAGGACGCCCTGCGGTGGACACGCAAGAACGTCGAGGGGTCCAGGGTCGACCTGCGCCAGGGAGACGCCCTGGAGGCCTTCCGCGACCTCGACGGGCAGGTGGACCTGGTGATCTCCAACCCGCCGTACATCCCGCTCACCGAGTGGGAGTACGTGGCGCCGGAGGCCCGGGACCACGATCCCGAACTCGCCCTGTTCTCCGGCGAGGACGGACTCGACCTCATCCGCGGCATCGAGCGCACCGCGCACCGGCTGCTGCGCCCCGGCGGCGTCGTCGTCATCGAGCACGCCGACACCCAGGGCGGACAGGTGCCGTGGATCTTCACCGAGGAGCGGGGCTGGGCCGACGCGGCCGACCACCCGGACCTCAACAACCGGCCGCGGTTCGCGACCGCCCGCAAGGCGATGCCGTGA
- the atpE gene encoding ATP synthase F0 subunit C has product MSQTLAAVSGSLGSIGYGLAAIGPGVGVGIIFGNGTQALARQPEAAGLIRANQILGFAFCEALALIGLVMPFVYGV; this is encoded by the coding sequence ATGTCCCAGACCCTTGCCGCTGTCTCCGGCTCGCTCGGCTCGATCGGTTACGGCCTCGCGGCCATCGGCCCCGGCGTCGGCGTCGGCATCATCTTCGGTAACGGCACCCAGGCGCTCGCCCGTCAGCCTGAGGCCGCCGGTCTGATCCGCGCCAACCAGATTCTCGGCTTCGCCTTCTGTGAGGCGCTCGCCCTCATCGGTCTGGTCATGCCGTTCGTCTACGGCGTGTGA
- a CDS encoding MraY family glycosyltransferase: MREYLLTLCVTAAVTYLLTGPVRKFAIVAGAMPQIRARDVHREPTPRLGGIAMFFGLCAGLLVADHLTNLNAVFSNSNEPRALLSGAALIWLIGVLDDKFEIDALIKLGGQMIAAGVMVMQGLTILWLPIPGVGLVALTQWQGTLLTVALVVITINAVNFVDGLDGLAAGVVCIASAAFFLYAYRIWYSYGIEAAAPATLFAAILMGMCLGFLPHNMHPARIFMGDSGSMLIGLVLAAGAISITGQIDPDVMNLFTGSPRNTVHQTVPVFIPLLLPLTIIAIPAADLVLAIVRRTWRGQSPFAADRGHLHHRLLEVGHSHSRAVLIMYFWSALIAFGALAYSVNSGAMWSVLGIAAFSAVGLVLLLLPRFTPRAPRWAEHLVPPRYRRRRAAASALPADGDEEAPAQGAEAAREREDIDDEQRAPVVVGVSGVNGATAIGTRARVLDRPGAESSR, from the coding sequence GTGCGTGAATATCTGCTGACACTCTGTGTCACGGCCGCGGTGACGTATCTGCTGACCGGGCCGGTACGGAAGTTCGCGATCGTGGCCGGAGCCATGCCGCAGATCCGGGCACGGGACGTGCACCGGGAACCCACACCGCGGCTCGGCGGCATCGCGATGTTCTTCGGTCTGTGCGCCGGCCTGCTGGTCGCCGACCACCTGACGAACCTCAACGCGGTCTTCTCCAACTCCAACGAGCCGCGCGCGCTGCTCTCCGGGGCGGCGCTGATCTGGCTGATCGGCGTGCTGGACGACAAGTTCGAGATCGACGCCCTGATCAAGCTGGGCGGTCAGATGATCGCCGCGGGCGTGATGGTCATGCAGGGTCTGACGATCCTGTGGCTGCCGATCCCCGGTGTCGGCCTGGTGGCCCTCACCCAGTGGCAGGGCACGCTGCTGACGGTGGCGCTGGTGGTCATCACGATCAACGCCGTGAACTTCGTCGACGGGCTCGACGGGCTCGCCGCCGGCGTGGTGTGCATCGCCTCCGCCGCGTTCTTCCTGTACGCCTACCGCATCTGGTACAGCTACGGCATCGAGGCGGCCGCCCCGGCGACGCTGTTCGCGGCGATCCTGATGGGCATGTGCCTGGGCTTCCTGCCGCACAACATGCACCCGGCGCGGATCTTCATGGGGGACTCCGGCTCGATGCTGATCGGGCTGGTGCTTGCGGCCGGCGCGATCTCCATCACGGGGCAGATCGACCCCGACGTGATGAACCTCTTCACCGGTTCCCCGCGCAACACCGTTCACCAGACGGTGCCCGTCTTCATCCCGCTGCTGCTGCCGCTGACGATCATCGCCATCCCGGCCGCCGACCTCGTGCTCGCCATCGTGCGGCGCACCTGGCGCGGACAGTCGCCGTTCGCCGCCGACCGCGGGCATCTGCACCACCGACTGCTGGAGGTCGGCCACTCGCACAGCAGGGCCGTGCTGATCATGTACTTCTGGTCGGCGCTCATCGCCTTCGGCGCCCTCGCCTACTCGGTGAACTCGGGAGCCATGTGGAGCGTGCTCGGTATCGCCGCGTTCAGCGCGGTCGGTCTCGTGCTGCTCCTGCTGCCGCGCTTCACCCCGCGCGCTCCGCGCTGGGCCGAGCACCTCGTACCGCCGCGCTACCGGCGTCGCCGGGCCGCCGCCTCGGCGCTCCCGGCCGACGGTGACGAAGAGGCGCCGGCGCAGGGCGCCGAGGCCGCGCGGGAGCGGGAGGACATCGACGACGAACAGCGTGCCCCGGTCGTTGTCGGAGTCTCAGGAGTCAACGGGGCGACGGCGATTGGCACTCGTGCGCGTGTCCTGGACCGGCCCGGGGCCGAAAGTTCACGCTGA
- the prfA gene encoding peptide chain release factor 1: MFEAVEELIGEHADLEKKLADPSVHADQANARKLNKRYAELTPIVATYRSWKQTGDDIGTAKEFAADDPDFAAEVKELEKQRGELTEKLRLLLVPRDPSDDKDVILEIKAGAGGDESALFAGDLLRMYLRYAERVGWKTEIIDSTESELGGYKDVQVAVKTKGGQGATEPGQGVWARLKYEGGVHRVQRVPSTESQGRIHTSAAGVLVTPEAEEVDVEIHANDLRIDVYRSSGPGGQSVNTTDSAVRITHIPTGVVASCQNEKSQLQNKEQAMRILRSRLLAAAQEEAEREAADARRSQVRTVDRSEKIRTYNFPENRISDHRVGFKAYNLDQVLDGDLDAMIQACVDADSAAKLAAA, encoded by the coding sequence ATGTTCGAGGCGGTCGAGGAACTCATCGGTGAACACGCCGATCTGGAGAAGAAGCTCGCTGACCCGTCGGTCCACGCCGACCAGGCCAACGCGCGCAAGCTGAACAAGCGCTACGCCGAGCTGACCCCGATCGTCGCGACGTACCGCTCCTGGAAGCAGACCGGGGACGACATCGGGACCGCGAAGGAGTTCGCGGCCGACGACCCCGACTTCGCCGCCGAGGTCAAGGAACTGGAGAAGCAGCGCGGGGAGCTCACCGAGAAGCTCCGGCTGCTGCTGGTCCCGCGCGACCCCAGCGACGACAAGGACGTCATCCTGGAGATCAAGGCGGGCGCCGGCGGCGACGAGTCCGCCCTCTTCGCCGGCGACCTGCTGCGCATGTACCTGCGGTACGCCGAGCGCGTCGGCTGGAAGACCGAGATCATCGACTCCACCGAGTCCGAGCTCGGCGGCTACAAGGACGTCCAGGTCGCGGTGAAGACCAAGGGCGGCCAGGGCGCCACCGAGCCGGGACAGGGCGTCTGGGCGCGCCTGAAGTACGAGGGAGGCGTGCACCGCGTGCAGCGCGTGCCGTCCACCGAGTCGCAGGGCCGCATCCACACCTCCGCGGCCGGCGTGCTGGTCACGCCGGAGGCCGAGGAGGTCGACGTCGAGATCCACGCGAACGATCTGCGCATCGACGTCTACCGCTCCTCCGGACCCGGCGGCCAGTCCGTGAACACGACCGACTCCGCGGTGCGCATCACGCACATTCCCACCGGAGTCGTCGCCTCCTGCCAGAACGAGAAGAGCCAGCTGCAGAACAAGGAGCAGGCGATGCGTATCCTGCGCTCCAGGCTCCTCGCGGCGGCGCAGGAGGAAGCGGAACGGGAGGCCGCGGACGCCCGCCGCAGCCAGGTCCGTACCGTCGACCGCTCCGAGAAGATCCGTACGTACAACTTCCCGGAGAACCGCATCTCGGACCACCGCGTCGGATTCAAGGCGTACAACTTGGACCAGGTCCTCGACGGCGACCTCGACGCGATGATCCAGGCCTGCGTCGACGCGGACTCGGCGGCCAAACTCGCCGCCGCGTAA
- the atpB gene encoding F0F1 ATP synthase subunit A: MSADPTQVLAFETDCHIFDGCGFPAPGLHSFLFKPLLGDGDSNLYFNKTMLLALLGSIIIVGFFWAAFRKPKVVPGKLQMVAETGYDFVRRGIVYETIGKKEGEKYVPLVVSLFFFVWMMNLWSIVPVAQFPVTAIISYPVVLALIVYVLWVSLTFKRHGFVGALKNFTGYDKSLGPVLPLAMLIEFFSNLIVRPFTHAVRLFANMFAGHTLLLLFTIASWYLLNGIGIAYAGVSFIMVIVMTAFELFIQALQAYVFVLLTCSFIQGALAEHH; encoded by the coding sequence GTGAGTGCTGACCCGACGCAGGTGCTCGCCTTCGAGACCGACTGCCACATCTTCGACGGCTGTGGCTTCCCGGCTCCCGGCCTGCACTCGTTCCTGTTCAAGCCCCTCTTGGGCGACGGGGACAGCAACTTGTACTTCAACAAGACGATGCTGCTGGCGCTGCTCGGCTCGATCATCATCGTCGGCTTCTTCTGGGCGGCCTTCCGCAAGCCGAAGGTCGTCCCGGGCAAGCTCCAGATGGTCGCCGAGACGGGTTACGACTTCGTCCGGCGCGGCATCGTCTACGAGACCATCGGCAAGAAGGAAGGCGAGAAGTACGTACCGCTCGTCGTCTCGCTCTTCTTCTTCGTCTGGATGATGAACCTCTGGTCGATCGTGCCGGTCGCCCAGTTCCCGGTCACCGCGATCATCTCGTACCCCGTGGTGCTCGCCCTGATCGTCTACGTCCTGTGGGTGTCGCTGACCTTCAAGCGTCATGGCTTCGTCGGCGCCCTCAAGAACTTCACGGGATACGACAAGTCGCTCGGCCCCGTGCTGCCGCTGGCCATGCTCATCGAGTTCTTCTCGAACCTGATCGTCCGGCCCTTCACGCACGCGGTCCGACTCTTCGCGAACATGTTCGCCGGCCACACCCTGCTGCTGCTGTTCACGATCGCCAGCTGGTACCTGCTGAACGGCATCGGGATCGCCTACGCGGGCGTCTCGTTCATCATGGTGATCGTCATGACGGCCTTCGAGCTGTTCATCCAGGCCCTGCAGGCGTATGTGTTCGTGCTGCTGACCTGCTCCTTCATCCAGGGCGCGCTGGCCGAGCACCACTGA
- the rpmE gene encoding 50S ribosomal protein L31, with the protein MKREIHPEYVETQVSCTCGASFITRSTIDSGTIRAEVCSECHPFYTGKQKILDTGGRVARFEARFGKAAAAKK; encoded by the coding sequence TTGAAGCGCGAGATCCACCCCGAGTACGTCGAGACCCAGGTCAGCTGCACCTGTGGCGCGTCGTTCATCACCCGCAGCACGATCGACTCCGGCACCATCCGTGCCGAGGTCTGCTCCGAGTGCCACCCGTTCTACACGGGCAAGCAGAAGATCCTCGACACCGGTGGCCGCGTGGCCCGCTTCGAGGCCCGCTTCGGCAAGGCTGCCGCTGCCAAGAAGTAG
- a CDS encoding F0F1 ATP synthase subunit delta, which translates to MTAHGASREAFAAARERLDALTDSTSVDAARLGDELAAVTALLDREVSLRRVLTDPAQPGEAKAELAQRLLGGQVGGPAADLVAGLVRSRWSQSRNLVDTLEELANIADLTAAQRANTLDDVEDELFRFGRIVSSNTELRAALTDRAASKAAKSELLRSLLGGRANVTTERLVTRLVTAPRGRSLEAGLESLSKLAAERRDRMVAVVTSAVPLSDGQKQRLGAALAKLYGRSMHLNLDVDPEVLGGIRVQVGDEVINGAIADRLDDAGRRMAG; encoded by the coding sequence ATGACAGCGCACGGAGCGAGCCGCGAGGCGTTCGCTGCAGCCCGTGAGCGTCTCGACGCGCTGACGGACTCGACGTCCGTGGACGCGGCCCGGCTCGGCGACGAGCTGGCCGCCGTCACCGCCCTGCTCGACCGCGAGGTGTCCCTGCGTCGGGTCCTGACCGACCCGGCGCAGCCCGGTGAGGCCAAGGCCGAGCTGGCCCAGCGCCTGCTGGGCGGCCAGGTCGGCGGCCCGGCCGCGGACCTGGTGGCCGGTCTGGTGCGCTCGCGCTGGTCGCAGTCGCGCAACCTGGTGGACACGCTGGAGGAGCTGGCGAACATCGCCGACCTCACGGCCGCCCAGCGGGCGAACACGCTCGACGACGTCGAGGACGAGCTGTTCCGGTTCGGCCGGATCGTCTCCTCGAACACCGAGCTGCGTGCCGCGCTGACCGACCGCGCCGCTTCGAAGGCGGCCAAGAGCGAGCTGCTGCGCAGCCTGCTCGGCGGCCGTGCCAACGTGACCACCGAGCGTCTGGTGACGCGCCTTGTGACCGCGCCGCGTGGACGTAGCCTGGAGGCGGGACTCGAGTCCCTGTCCAAGCTCGCCGCCGAGCGCCGGGACCGCATGGTCGCCGTCGTCACCTCGGCGGTCCCGCTGAGCGACGGCCAGAAGCAGCGCCTCGGCGCCGCTCTGGCGAAGCTCTACGGCCGCTCGATGCACCTCAACCTCGACGTGGACCCCGAGGTCCTCGGCGGGATCCGGGTGCAGGTCGGTGACGAGGTCATCAACGGCGCCATCGCGGACCGGCTCGACGACGCCGGCCGCCGCATGGCCGGCTAG
- a CDS encoding L-threonylcarbamoyladenylate synthase codes for MARRYDTNDATDRTTGLREAASAVRRGELVVLPTDTVYGIGADAFTSEAVADLLDAKGRGRNMPTPVLIGSPNTLHGLVTDFSEMAWELVDAFWPGALTLVARHQPSLQWDLGDTRGTVAVRMPLHPVAIELLTEVGPMAVSSANLTGHPAPEDCDAAQEMLGDSVSVYLDGGPTPGNVPSSIVDVTGKVPVLLRAGALSAEELRKVVPDLEVAN; via the coding sequence ATGGCACGGCGATACGACACCAACGACGCGACCGACCGCACGACCGGTCTGCGTGAGGCCGCGTCCGCCGTCCGCCGTGGCGAGCTGGTGGTCCTCCCGACGGACACGGTCTACGGCATCGGTGCCGACGCGTTCACCTCGGAGGCCGTCGCCGATCTGCTCGACGCCAAGGGCCGCGGCCGCAACATGCCCACCCCTGTCCTCATCGGCTCCCCGAACACCCTGCACGGGCTCGTCACGGACTTCTCCGAGATGGCCTGGGAGCTCGTCGACGCGTTCTGGCCGGGCGCCCTGACGCTCGTCGCCCGGCACCAGCCGTCCCTGCAGTGGGACCTCGGTGACACCCGGGGCACGGTGGCCGTGCGCATGCCGTTGCACCCGGTCGCCATCGAACTGCTCACGGAGGTCGGCCCGATGGCCGTCTCCTCCGCGAACCTCACCGGCCACCCGGCGCCGGAGGACTGCGACGCCGCGCAGGAGATGCTCGGGGACTCCGTCTCCGTCTACCTGGACGGCGGTCCGACCCCCGGCAACGTGCCCTCCTCGATCGTGGACGTGACCGGCAAGGTGCCCGTGCTGCTGCGCGCCGGGGCGCTGTCGGCGGAGGAGCTGCGGAAGGTCGTACCCGACCTCGAGGTGGCGAATTGA
- a CDS encoding F0F1 ATP synthase subunit B, with protein MSQLLILAAEQENPLVPPIPELVIGLIAFVIVFGFLAKKLLPNINKVLDERREAIEGGIEKAEAAQTEAQSVLEQYKAQLAEARHEAARLRQEAQEQGATLIAEMRAEGQRQREEIIAAGHSQIEADRKAASQALRQDVGKLATDLAGKLVGESLEDHARQSRVIDRFLDGLDEAATKAEATR; from the coding sequence ATGAGCCAGCTGCTCATTCTGGCGGCCGAGCAGGAGAACCCGCTCGTCCCGCCGATCCCTGAGCTTGTCATCGGCCTGATCGCCTTCGTCATCGTCTTCGGCTTCCTCGCCAAGAAGCTTCTCCCGAACATCAACAAGGTTCTGGACGAGCGTCGCGAGGCCATCGAGGGCGGTATCGAGAAGGCCGAGGCCGCTCAGACCGAGGCCCAGAGCGTGCTGGAGCAGTACAAGGCCCAGCTCGCCGAAGCCCGGCACGAGGCCGCGCGGCTGCGCCAGGAGGCGCAGGAGCAGGGCGCCACGCTCATCGCCGAGATGCGCGCGGAAGGCCAGCGGCAGCGTGAGGAGATCATCGCCGCCGGCCACTCGCAGATCGAGGCCGACCGCAAGGCCGCTTCGCAGGCGCTGCGCCAGGACGTGGGCAAGCTCGCCACCGACCTGGCCGGCAAGCTCGTCGGTGAGTCCCTCGAGGACCACGCCCGGCAGAGCCGTGTCATCGACCGCTTCCTCGACGGACTCGATGAGGCCGCCACGAAGGCCGAGGCGACTCGATGA